A single genomic interval of Adhaeribacter pallidiroseus harbors:
- the galU gene encoding UTP--glucose-1-phosphate uridylyltransferase GalU, whose amino-acid sequence MVKKAVIPAAGFGTRFLPATKAQPKEMLPIIDTPTIQYVVQEAVDSGIEDILIITGKGKGAIADHFDRSFELEQRLQEKNEETQYKEMRRLSEMANIYFIRQKEINGLGDAINHARNHTGDEPFAVLLGDTVIDSIIPVTQQLIDIYQQYQATVIAVETVPHDKVNRYGIVGGQSISDSIMELNTLIEKPAVETAPSNLAIAGRYILTPEIYRSLDATPKGKNNEIQLTDAMLHLLSTEKVYSCSIEGKRYDIGNKLDFLKTNVEFALKRKEFAAPFLKYLQEIVRSHESLHK is encoded by the coding sequence ATGGTAAAAAAAGCAGTAATACCGGCCGCTGGTTTCGGCACCCGTTTTTTGCCGGCCACCAAGGCCCAGCCGAAAGAAATGCTACCGATTATTGATACGCCGACCATCCAGTACGTGGTGCAGGAAGCCGTTGATTCGGGCATTGAAGATATCTTGATTATCACGGGAAAAGGCAAAGGCGCCATTGCCGACCATTTCGACCGCAGCTTTGAACTGGAGCAACGCTTGCAGGAGAAAAACGAAGAAACCCAGTACAAAGAAATGCGCCGTTTATCCGAAATGGCCAACATTTACTTTATCCGGCAAAAAGAAATTAATGGCTTGGGCGATGCCATTAACCACGCCCGCAACCATACCGGCGACGAACCTTTTGCGGTGCTGCTCGGCGATACGGTTATCGATTCCATTATTCCGGTTACCCAACAGCTGATTGATATATACCAGCAATACCAGGCTACCGTAATTGCCGTGGAAACGGTGCCGCACGATAAAGTAAACCGCTACGGCATTGTGGGCGGCCAATCTATCAGCGATTCGATTATGGAATTAAACACCTTAATCGAAAAGCCCGCCGTAGAAACGGCGCCTTCTAACCTGGCCATTGCCGGTCGGTATATTTTAACCCCCGAGATTTACCGCTCCCTGGATGCCACACCGAAAGGTAAAAACAACGAAATTCAGCTAACCGATGCCATGTTGCATTTACTTTCTACCGAAAAGGTTTACTCCTGTTCCATCGAAGGCAAACGCTACGACATTGGCAACAAGCTCGATTTTTTAAAAACCAACGTGGAATTCGCCTTAAAACGCAAAGAATTCGCCGCGCCATTTTTAAAATACCTCCAGGAAATTGTGCGCAGCCACGAGTCGCTGCATAAGTAA
- a CDS encoding RDD family protein — MINPTIDFSYPSIRRRLLSYSVDLFIVICVFMLVGVIIDLAGTAPDWLRGFILLFMLFLYEPVFVSIFGGTLGYQLFRMRVVNEKTYENLPFLLAVWRFVVKLFFGWLSFLTATFNPRRRAIHDLFAGALMVQVG; from the coding sequence ATGATTAATCCAACTATCGACTTCAGTTATCCTTCCATCCGCCGTCGGCTGTTGAGCTACTCCGTGGACTTGTTTATTGTAATTTGTGTGTTTATGCTGGTGGGAGTAATAATTGATTTGGCAGGCACAGCCCCGGATTGGCTGCGCGGGTTTATTTTACTTTTTATGCTGTTTTTATACGAACCCGTTTTTGTCTCGATCTTTGGCGGCACCCTGGGCTATCAGCTATTCCGGATGCGGGTGGTAAATGAAAAAACGTATGAAAACCTGCCCTTTCTACTGGCAGTCTGGCGCTTTGTAGTGAAACTCTTTTTTGGTTGGCTGTCTTTTTTAACGGCTACCTTTAATCCGCGCCGCAGAGCCATTCACGATTTATTCGCTGGCGCTTTAATGGTTCAAGTTGGTTAA
- a CDS encoding lipocalin-like domain-containing protein, translating to MNTRSVILAIFLFLAFAYAQAQSPGIDKSLLIGKWQLVETTVGENGSPSGNKATSVLTIEKNGRWKSSDKMAVFRGSGTWKLEDSILIRVPDLQLKNYSGTREVHRKITLLTPQKMVFVTTNHPEGGQEGYPKYTFHLTRIK from the coding sequence ATGAATACCCGGTCAGTAATTCTTGCTATTTTCTTATTTCTGGCTTTTGCTTACGCGCAGGCCCAAAGTCCAGGGATTGATAAAAGTTTGCTAATTGGTAAATGGCAATTAGTAGAAACAACGGTAGGCGAAAACGGATCTCCATCGGGGAACAAGGCTACCTCGGTTCTTACCATAGAAAAAAATGGCCGCTGGAAGAGCAGCGATAAAATGGCCGTTTTCCGGGGATCGGGTACCTGGAAATTAGAAGATTCTATTCTAATCCGGGTTCCTGATCTTCAGCTGAAAAACTATAGCGGTACTCGCGAGGTGCACCGGAAAATTACTTTACTAACGCCCCAAAAAATGGTGTTTGTTACCACTAATCATCCGGAAGGCGGTCAGGAAGGTTATCCCAAGTACACTTTTCACTTAACCAGAATTAAGTAG
- a CDS encoding glucosamine-6-phosphate deaminase has product MIIMIQHDFDDLSKAVAEYIIQYVKEKPNALLCFPSGESPTGVLRYLVQAVRAGQVDVSQCTLIGLDEWVGLDESNEGSCRYFLQQNLFDPLDLAPEKVMVFNGKAADLDQECQRVNTFIQQNGPLDIMLVGIGLNGHIGLNEPGTSFDLYAHHAPLAEMTITVGQKYFKQPTPLTNGITLGLKHFQEARIPILIAAGGKKASIIAQSLEGEVTNQVPASILQTLPDALVYLDRAAAAELQFAPAS; this is encoded by the coding sequence ATGATTATAATGATCCAGCATGATTTCGATGATTTGTCGAAAGCTGTCGCCGAGTACATCATCCAGTACGTAAAGGAAAAACCAAATGCCTTGTTGTGTTTTCCTTCGGGCGAGTCGCCGACCGGCGTTTTGCGGTACCTGGTGCAAGCGGTGCGGGCGGGCCAAGTGGATGTAAGCCAGTGTACATTAATTGGTTTAGACGAGTGGGTTGGACTGGATGAAAGTAACGAAGGCAGTTGCCGGTATTTTTTGCAACAAAATTTATTTGATCCATTAGACTTAGCACCCGAAAAAGTCATGGTGTTCAACGGCAAAGCCGCCGATCTGGATCAGGAATGCCAACGCGTAAATACCTTTATTCAACAAAACGGCCCGCTGGATATCATGCTGGTAGGCATTGGCTTAAACGGGCACATTGGCCTGAACGAACCCGGTACTTCGTTTGATTTGTACGCCCACCACGCGCCTCTGGCCGAAATGACTATCACGGTCGGTCAGAAATACTTTAAACAACCAACGCCTTTAACCAATGGCATAACCTTGGGCCTGAAACATTTTCAGGAAGCGCGCATTCCGATCTTAATTGCGGCGGGTGGTAAAAAAGCTTCCATCATTGCGCAATCGCTGGAAGGGGAAGTGACCAACCAGGTTCCCGCCAGCATTTTGCAAACTTTACCGGATGCCCTCGTGTACCTGGACCGCGCCGCTGCGGCCGAATTACAGTTTGCACCTGCCAGCTAA
- the aroF gene encoding 3-deoxy-7-phosphoheptulonate synthase: MIIQLQNQVAEADRKAIIEKIKSFRYKVTPVKTQRGDYLIGIGKAEFDIRSLGHMPGIKDLHIVSDDYKLVSRKWKVNPSVVDLGDSVEIKQGNFTLMAGPCSIETEEQVEKTIAHLVANNVRVMRGGVFKPRSSPYSFRGLGIDGLQMFYAKCQEHGIKIVTEVMQVSQIAPMYDYTDIYQVGARNTQNFNLLDELGKVDKPVMIKRGISGTIDELLYSAEYVFSGGNEKLMLCERGIRTYETASRNTLDLNAVPILKDKTHLPVIVDPSHGIGIRDYIEPMALAAVMAGADGIIYETHEKPEEAASDGAQTLNFTESARLVKKLRATYELRQKLG, encoded by the coding sequence ATGATCATTCAATTACAAAACCAAGTTGCTGAAGCGGATAGAAAAGCCATTATCGAAAAGATTAAAAGCTTTCGTTACAAAGTTACCCCGGTAAAAACCCAGCGGGGCGATTACCTAATTGGCATTGGCAAAGCGGAGTTTGATATCCGTAGCTTGGGCCACATGCCCGGTATTAAAGACCTGCACATTGTGTCGGATGATTATAAACTGGTTTCGCGGAAGTGGAAAGTAAACCCTTCGGTGGTAGACCTGGGTGATAGCGTGGAAATAAAGCAAGGTAACTTTACTTTAATGGCCGGTCCGTGCTCCATCGAAACCGAAGAACAGGTAGAAAAAACCATTGCGCATTTGGTAGCCAACAACGTGCGGGTGATGCGGGGCGGCGTGTTTAAACCGCGTAGTTCGCCGTATTCCTTCCGGGGTTTGGGCATTGACGGTTTACAAATGTTCTACGCCAAATGCCAGGAACACGGCATTAAAATTGTCACCGAAGTGATGCAGGTATCGCAAATTGCGCCCATGTACGACTATACCGATATTTACCAGGTAGGTGCCCGCAATACGCAAAATTTTAATTTACTCGACGAACTGGGCAAAGTGGATAAACCCGTGATGATTAAACGCGGCATTTCCGGCACCATCGATGAATTACTGTATTCGGCGGAGTACGTGTTTTCAGGGGGTAACGAAAAACTCATGCTCTGCGAGCGCGGCATCCGGACTTACGAAACGGCCAGCCGCAATACTTTGGATTTAAACGCTGTGCCGATTTTAAAAGACAAAACGCATTTACCCGTTATCGTGGATCCGTCGCACGGCATTGGTATCCGGGATTATATTGAGCCCATGGCCTTAGCCGCCGTAATGGCCGGTGCCGACGGCATTATTTACGAAACCCACGAAAAGCCCGAAGAAGCCGCTTCGGATGGGGCGCAAACCTTAAACTTTACCGAATCAGCAAGGCTGGTGAAAAAATTACGGGCTACTTACGAGTTGCGGCAAAAACTGGGGTAA
- a CDS encoding GIY-YIG nuclease family protein — MQGNYFGYITTNPRKTVLYTGVTNNLTVRLQQHYQNRGNPETFAGKYYCYKLVYYERYSNATMAIEREKEIKDLSREAKEALIREANPDWAFLVVTD, encoded by the coding sequence ATGCAAGGGAATTACTTTGGGTATATTACGACTAATCCCCGGAAAACGGTGCTTTATACCGGCGTAACTAACAACTTAACAGTGCGCTTACAACAGCATTACCAAAATCGGGGAAACCCGGAAACTTTTGCCGGCAAATATTACTGCTATAAATTGGTGTATTACGAACGATATTCAAATGCTACTATGGCCATTGAAAGAGAAAAAGAAATCAAGGATTTAAGCCGTGAAGCAAAAGAAGCACTCATCCGGGAAGCTAATCCGGACTGGGCTTTTCTGGTAGTAACGGATTAG
- the trpA gene encoding tryptophan synthase subunit alpha: MENKIAQLFKNQSGPNLNVYFTAGFPELESTTTILQTLQEAGADLVEIGMPYSDPLADGPTIQQSNAVALRNGMSIKKLFAQLNNVRDTVTLPIILMGYLNPVLQYGFENFCREAARVGVDGLIIPDMPLIEYEEEYQAIFERYNLSAIFLITPQTSEDRIRKIDALTNSFIYMVSTASTTGNTVAGTDNQLAYFERIKQMNLKNPKLIGFGISDKKSFDLACRYAEGAIIGSAFIKVIQQPTGLQENIRDFIYLIKSGEEIFS; this comes from the coding sequence ATGGAAAATAAAATAGCCCAACTTTTTAAAAATCAATCGGGTCCAAACTTAAACGTTTACTTCACGGCGGGTTTTCCGGAGTTAGAATCCACCACCACAATTTTGCAAACTCTGCAGGAAGCTGGCGCCGATTTAGTAGAAATTGGTATGCCGTATTCCGATCCCCTGGCCGATGGCCCGACTATTCAGCAGAGTAACGCGGTAGCTCTGCGCAATGGCATGTCCATTAAAAAACTGTTTGCGCAACTGAACAACGTACGCGATACCGTTACTTTGCCCATTATTCTGATGGGCTATTTAAACCCGGTTTTGCAGTATGGTTTCGAAAACTTTTGCCGCGAAGCCGCCCGGGTAGGGGTAGATGGTCTGATTATTCCGGATATGCCTTTGATCGAATACGAAGAAGAATACCAGGCTATTTTCGAACGGTATAACCTGAGCGCCATTTTCCTGATTACGCCGCAAACCTCCGAGGATCGCATCCGCAAAATTGATGCGCTTACTAATTCTTTTATTTACATGGTTTCCACGGCCAGCACCACGGGTAATACCGTAGCCGGCACTGATAACCAGTTGGCTTATTTTGAGCGGATCAAACAGATGAATTTAAAAAATCCGAAGCTGATCGGCTTTGGGATTTCCGATAAGAAATCGTTCGATTTGGCTTGCCGCTACGCCGAAGGCGCCATCATCGGTAGCGCTTTTATCAAAGTTATTCAGCAACCCACCGGCTTGCAGGAAAACATCCGCGATTTTATCTACCTGATTAAATCTGGCGAGGAGATATTTAGTTAG
- the trpB gene encoding tryptophan synthase subunit beta, producing the protein MDFSVDERGYYGKFGGAYIPEMLYPNVEELRQKYLDIIYEPSFQEELDELLRDYVGRPTPLYYAKRLSEKFNTKIYLKREDLAHTGAHKINNTVGQILLAKRLGKTRIIAETGAGQHGVATATVCALAGLECIVYMGQIDTERQKPNVARMKLLGAKVIPVTSGSQTLKDATNEAIRDWISNPEDTHYIIGSVVGPHPYPDMVARFQAVISAEVRQQLLYKEGTEFPTYVVACVGGGSNAAGAFYHYLNEPAVNLVAVEAAGHGVNSGLSAATSVLGSLGIIHGSKTLLMQTEDGQIVEPHSISAGLDYPGIGPMHAHLYDSGRAKFYAITDEEAMQGVVLCSRMEGIIPAIESAHAIAALHYMQLKPDDIVVLNLSGRGDKDLQTIINYLDEQDGK; encoded by the coding sequence ATGGATTTTTCTGTTGATGAACGTGGGTATTATGGTAAGTTCGGTGGCGCTTATATCCCGGAAATGTTATACCCGAACGTAGAAGAACTGCGTCAGAAATACCTGGATATCATCTACGAACCCAGCTTTCAGGAAGAATTAGATGAGCTGCTGCGCGATTACGTGGGGCGGCCGACGCCTTTGTATTACGCCAAGCGTCTTTCCGAAAAATTTAACACCAAAATTTACCTCAAACGCGAAGACTTGGCGCATACCGGCGCGCACAAGATAAACAATACCGTCGGGCAAATTTTACTGGCCAAACGCCTGGGTAAAACCCGCATTATTGCCGAAACGGGTGCCGGTCAGCATGGCGTAGCAACCGCTACGGTTTGCGCCCTAGCCGGTTTGGAATGCATTGTGTACATGGGCCAGATTGATACCGAACGCCAGAAGCCCAATGTGGCCCGCATGAAGTTGCTGGGTGCTAAAGTGATACCGGTAACTTCCGGCAGCCAAACCTTAAAAGATGCTACCAACGAAGCCATCCGCGACTGGATCAGTAACCCCGAAGACACGCATTACATTATTGGTTCGGTGGTAGGTCCGCACCCGTACCCCGATATGGTCGCCCGTTTTCAGGCGGTCATCAGCGCCGAAGTACGGCAGCAATTGCTTTACAAAGAAGGTACCGAATTCCCGACGTACGTGGTGGCTTGCGTAGGTGGTGGCAGCAACGCGGCGGGTGCTTTTTATCATTACTTAAACGAACCGGCCGTAAATCTGGTAGCCGTAGAAGCCGCCGGGCACGGGGTAAACTCGGGTTTATCCGCGGCCACCTCGGTGTTGGGTTCTCTGGGTATTATTCACGGAAGTAAAACCTTACTCATGCAAACCGAAGACGGCCAGATTGTAGAACCCCATTCTATTTCGGCGGGTCTGGATTATCCGGGTATTGGGCCGATGCACGCGCACTTATACGACAGCGGCCGCGCTAAATTTTACGCCATCACCGACGAAGAAGCCATGCAGGGCGTTGTATTATGCAGCCGCATGGAAGGCATTATTCCGGCCATTGAATCGGCACACGCCATTGCCGCTTTGCATTACATGCAATTAAAGCCCGACGATATTGTGGTATTAAACCTATCCGGCCGAGGCGATAAAGATTTGCAAACCATTATTAATTACCTCGACGAGCAAGATGGAAAATAA
- a CDS encoding phosphoribosylanthranilate isomerase: protein MTAIPVSTFLKTEPTTLQVKVCGMREPENIGALVALQPDYIGFIFYRKSARYAGEKLNPEYIKHLPATVQKVGVFVDESLENIRTLTKKFCLQAVQLHGHETPEFCSQLKQAGFLVLKAFALDDAFDFKILEPYEGTCDYYLFDTKGQQHGGNGITFNWDILEQYHLNTPFFLSGGLDLEHAPAIKAGRWPQLRGIDINSRFELEPGLKNISKVKKMLKAFR from the coding sequence ATGACTGCTATTCCCGTGTCGACTTTCTTAAAAACGGAACCTACTACTTTGCAAGTAAAAGTATGCGGCATGCGGGAGCCCGAAAACATTGGGGCGTTAGTAGCCTTGCAACCCGATTACATTGGTTTTATATTTTACCGGAAATCGGCGCGGTACGCCGGCGAAAAACTAAATCCCGAATACATCAAACACCTGCCGGCAACCGTGCAAAAAGTAGGCGTGTTTGTGGATGAATCGCTGGAAAACATCCGAACTTTGACGAAAAAGTTTTGCTTACAAGCGGTGCAACTCCACGGTCACGAAACCCCGGAATTTTGTAGTCAATTAAAGCAAGCTGGGTTTTTAGTTTTAAAAGCTTTTGCGCTGGACGATGCTTTTGATTTTAAAATTTTAGAACCTTACGAGGGAACCTGCGATTATTATTTGTTTGATACCAAAGGCCAGCAACACGGCGGCAACGGGATTACTTTTAATTGGGATATATTGGAGCAGTATCACTTAAATACGCCTTTTTTCCTGAGTGGAGGCCTGGATCTGGAACATGCTCCCGCGATTAAGGCCGGCCGATGGCCCCAACTCCGGGGCATCGACATCAACAGCCGGTTTGAACTGGAACCCGGCTTAAAAAATATTTCCAAAGTGAAAAAAATGCTAAAAGCGTTTCGATAA
- the trpC gene encoding indole-3-glycerol phosphate synthase TrpC: MNILEQIAAYKRQEVAERKALFPVKLLEQSIYFETQPVSFRKYLLREDLHGIIAEFKRKSPSLGVINGHASVERTTIGYMQAGASALSVLTDTPSFGGKNEDLTTARKYNFCPILRKDFIIDEYQIIEAKSIGADVILLIAGILEADEVTRLATFAKSLGLEILLEVHDREELERTLTDQVDAIGVNNRNLKDFTVSINTSKELAALIPDTFVKVSESGIGQAETILDLRSYGYRGFLMGEAFMKTSRPEKTLAALIESLKTAKPAFA, from the coding sequence ATGAACATACTCGAACAAATTGCCGCTTATAAACGACAGGAAGTGGCCGAACGCAAAGCTTTGTTTCCGGTGAAATTACTGGAGCAAAGCATTTATTTCGAAACGCAGCCCGTGTCTTTCCGCAAGTATCTGCTGCGCGAAGACTTGCACGGCATTATCGCGGAGTTTAAGCGCAAATCGCCTTCGCTGGGGGTAATTAACGGGCACGCTTCCGTGGAGCGTACCACCATTGGTTACATGCAGGCCGGCGCTTCGGCTTTATCGGTGCTCACCGATACGCCTTCTTTCGGCGGGAAAAACGAAGATTTAACTACTGCGCGGAAGTATAATTTCTGCCCGATTTTACGCAAAGATTTTATTATCGACGAGTACCAGATTATTGAAGCTAAATCCATTGGGGCGGATGTTATCTTGTTAATTGCCGGTATTCTGGAAGCCGACGAAGTAACGCGCTTAGCCACTTTCGCGAAATCTTTGGGTTTAGAAATTTTACTGGAAGTACACGACCGCGAAGAACTGGAACGCACCTTAACCGACCAGGTAGATGCCATTGGCGTGAACAACCGGAACTTAAAAGATTTTACGGTCAGCATCAACACTTCCAAAGAACTGGCCGCGCTCATTCCCGATACCTTCGTGAAAGTTTCGGAAAGCGGCATTGGCCAGGCCGAAACCATTCTGGATTTGCGGTCTTACGGTTACCGCGGTTTTTTAATGGGCGAAGCTTTTATGAAAACCAGCCGACCCGAAAAAACTTTAGCCGCGCTCATTGAATCTTTAAAAACCGCCAAGCCGGCCTTCGCTTAA
- the trpD gene encoding anthranilate phosphoribosyltransferase produces the protein MKEILQQLFEQKALTKEAAYNVLVDLGQGRFNQSEMAAFLTVFLMRNITVHELEGFRDALLELCIKPNLGTHEVIDMCGTGGDGKDTFNISTLASFVVAGAGYKVAKHGNFGVSSVCGSSNIMAHFGYQFTPDSDYLRRKLDASNICFLHAPAFHPAMSHVGPIRKQLGLKTFFNMLGPMVNPAKPDYQVVGVFNLELLRLYAYLYQQTDKHFMVVHALDGYDEISLTGSFKVVTENGEQILTPQKIGFKEVKQEALAGGKTVEESAKIFTDVLENRGTTAQANAVIANAAMGLYLMKEDFSIDEAVAAARESLESGKALESFKKLIA, from the coding sequence ATGAAAGAAATACTACAGCAGTTATTCGAGCAGAAAGCGCTCACCAAAGAAGCGGCTTACAACGTTTTAGTGGATTTAGGGCAGGGCCGGTTCAACCAGTCCGAGATGGCCGCTTTTTTAACGGTTTTCCTGATGCGCAACATTACCGTGCATGAGCTGGAAGGTTTCCGGGATGCTTTGCTGGAACTCTGCATTAAACCCAACCTGGGCACGCATGAAGTGATTGATATGTGCGGTACCGGCGGCGACGGCAAAGACACTTTTAATATTTCAACGCTGGCGTCGTTTGTGGTAGCTGGAGCGGGTTATAAAGTAGCCAAACACGGCAATTTCGGGGTATCCTCGGTTTGCGGGTCGTCTAATATCATGGCGCATTTCGGTTACCAGTTTACCCCCGATAGCGATTACTTGCGCCGCAAACTCGATGCTTCGAATATTTGCTTTTTGCACGCCCCCGCGTTTCACCCGGCCATGAGCCACGTAGGACCTATCCGGAAGCAATTAGGTTTAAAAACGTTTTTTAACATGCTGGGCCCGATGGTAAACCCGGCTAAGCCCGACTACCAGGTGGTAGGGGTTTTTAACCTGGAACTGCTGCGCTTGTACGCCTATTTATACCAGCAAACCGACAAGCACTTTATGGTAGTGCATGCCCTGGATGGCTACGACGAAATTTCGTTAACCGGCTCGTTTAAAGTGGTAACCGAAAACGGCGAACAAATTTTAACTCCGCAAAAAATCGGCTTTAAAGAAGTAAAACAAGAGGCATTAGCCGGGGGCAAAACCGTAGAAGAATCGGCCAAAATTTTCACCGACGTACTGGAAAATCGCGGAACCACGGCGCAGGCCAATGCTGTAATTGCCAATGCCGCTATGGGTTTGTACTTAATGAAAGAAGATTTCTCGATTGACGAAGCCGTAGCTGCCGCCCGCGAATCATTAGAATCCGGCAAAGCCCTGGAGTCGTTTAAAAAGTTGATAGCTTAG
- a CDS encoding anthranilate synthase component II — translation MKILVLDNYDSFTYNLVQLVKKLGYGMNMEVYRNDKISLADVEEYDSILLSPGPGVPSEAGIMMDLIKEYAPTKKIMGVCLGHQAIGEVFGAELYNLPEPMHGVATNIKITSKNETIFRGLPTEFKVCRYHSWVVVPATMPKELEVTALDADGQIMALRHKQYNVKGVQFHPESILTEHGESLMRSWLKGSITPKKSWI, via the coding sequence ATGAAAATACTAGTTTTAGATAATTACGATTCGTTCACTTATAACCTGGTGCAGCTGGTAAAAAAGCTGGGCTACGGCATGAACATGGAGGTGTACCGGAACGATAAAATCAGCTTGGCCGACGTAGAAGAATACGACAGCATTCTGCTGTCACCGGGGCCGGGCGTGCCTTCCGAAGCCGGGATAATGATGGACTTAATTAAGGAATATGCGCCGACGAAAAAAATAATGGGCGTTTGTTTGGGCCACCAGGCGATTGGCGAAGTGTTTGGCGCTGAATTATATAATTTGCCCGAGCCCATGCACGGCGTGGCTACTAATATTAAAATTACCTCTAAAAACGAAACCATTTTCCGGGGTTTGCCCACTGAATTTAAAGTGTGCCGCTACCATTCCTGGGTAGTAGTGCCTGCCACCATGCCGAAAGAACTGGAAGTAACCGCACTCGATGCCGACGGCCAAATTATGGCTTTGCGGCACAAGCAATACAACGTGAAAGGCGTACAATTTCACCCGGAATCTATTTTAACCGAACACGGCGAAAGCCTGATGCGCAGCTGGTTAAAAGGTTCTATCACGCCTAAAAAAAGCTGGATATGA
- a CDS encoding four helix bundle protein codes for MAKVERFEDLKIYQQAISIAIDIYKMFAEGNVKIDYGTRDQMQRAAMSISNNIAEGFEYDNNADFIRFLKYAKGSAGELRNQLYVLKELKMIDDAYYQNKYDELIQLSRQLAAFSKYLKNRQPNNN; via the coding sequence ATGGCAAAAGTAGAAAGGTTTGAAGATTTGAAAATATATCAACAGGCAATTTCAATTGCGATTGATATCTATAAGATGTTTGCTGAAGGAAATGTAAAAATAGATTACGGTACCCGGGACCAAATGCAACGAGCTGCTATGTCTATTTCCAATAATATAGCGGAAGGATTTGAATACGACAACAATGCCGATTTTATCCGATTTTTAAAATATGCGAAAGGATCGGCGGGGGAACTAAGAAACCAGCTGTATGTTTTAAAAGAACTTAAAATGATAGACGATGCTTATTACCAAAATAAATACGATGAATTGATTCAGTTATCCCGGCAATTAGCAGCTTTTAGCAAATATTTAAAAAACCGACAACCTAATAACAACTAA